From the genome of Hymenobacter cellulosilyticus, one region includes:
- a CDS encoding site-2 protease family protein → MPSLPLPDAPAPESLPASEPEFDRYERPEPPRWRVYSWHLLLFLLTLLTTTLAGAEWMTNTYFFTQFSIDDPRAAFRLSGWLSQQQVLRGLWFSVPFLGVLTVHEFGHYFTARYYRVRASLPYYIPFFTGAFSTIGTFGAVIRIKDRIFSRKEFFDIGLAGPLAGFLVAVPVLIYGFTHLPALPPPVSEQLLEHSGLEYGITLSRPLLYRLLESWFADPTRLPALVDLPQYPVLLAGSLALFFTALNLLPIGQLDGGHILYGLLGFRRFNRLSVVFFVGFIFYAGLGIFSFNRSVDFWLYGGVPYLLYLYLVFRSTVPTVRRTVLLLLSVLAGQLALTLAVPGIEGNPGWLVFGLLLGRFTGIFHPPAPDERALSLGRKVLGWVMLAIFVLCFSPSPFAFL, encoded by the coding sequence GTGCCTTCCCTGCCTCTGCCTGACGCACCCGCTCCCGAGTCGCTGCCGGCGTCCGAACCGGAGTTTGACCGCTACGAGCGGCCTGAGCCTCCGCGCTGGCGCGTTTACTCATGGCACCTGTTGCTGTTTCTGCTCACGCTGCTTACTACCACGCTGGCTGGGGCCGAGTGGATGACCAATACTTACTTCTTCACCCAGTTCTCCATTGATGACCCGCGGGCTGCTTTCCGGCTGAGCGGGTGGCTCAGCCAGCAGCAAGTGCTGCGCGGACTCTGGTTTTCAGTGCCGTTTCTGGGCGTGCTGACCGTGCACGAGTTTGGCCACTACTTCACGGCCCGCTACTACCGGGTGCGGGCCTCCCTGCCCTACTATATTCCGTTTTTTACCGGTGCCTTCAGCACCATTGGCACGTTTGGCGCCGTCATCCGCATTAAGGACCGGATATTCTCCCGCAAGGAATTTTTCGATATCGGGCTGGCCGGGCCGCTGGCGGGCTTTCTGGTGGCAGTGCCCGTGCTAATTTACGGCTTTACTCACCTGCCGGCGCTCCCTCCGCCGGTGTCCGAGCAACTCCTCGAACACAGCGGTTTGGAGTACGGTATTACCCTGAGCCGGCCCTTGCTCTACCGGCTGCTGGAGTCTTGGTTTGCCGACCCGACCCGCCTGCCGGCCCTCGTCGACCTGCCCCAGTACCCGGTACTGCTGGCCGGTTCTCTGGCCTTGTTTTTCACTGCTCTCAACCTGCTGCCCATCGGTCAGCTCGACGGCGGGCATATTCTGTACGGACTGCTGGGCTTCCGGCGGTTCAACCGGCTGTCGGTGGTTTTCTTCGTGGGCTTTATCTTCTACGCCGGGCTGGGCATTTTCAGCTTCAACCGCAGCGTCGACTTCTGGCTTTACGGCGGGGTGCCCTACCTGCTGTACCTCTACCTGGTATTTCGCAGCACCGTGCCTACGGTGCGGCGCACGGTGCTGCTGCTGCTAAGTGTGCTGGCCGGGCAGCTGGCCCTCACGCTGGCGGTGCCGGGCATTGAGGGCAACCCGGGCTGGCTGGTATTTGGTCTGTTGCTGGGCCGCTTCACGGGCATTTTTCACCCTCCGGCACCCGATGAGCGGGCTTTAAGTTTGGGCCGCAAGGTGTTAGGCTGGGTTATGCTCGCTATTTTCGTTCTCTGTTTCTCGCCTTCGCCCTTTGCGTTTCTTTAA
- a CDS encoding HAD family hydrolase — protein MSGKKPNLLFDFGGVIININYQLTVDAMRRLSRASSTIEFNQQSQSELFDRMETGRLTPQEFRAGLRHHYDLEGTDEQLDEAWNAMLLDVPAERLAFIAELRAQGHQMALLSNTNQIHIEEINRRLQTQYGFAHGIADCLDRVFYSQQVGLRKPGPEIFEHALREMNWKAAETLFIEDSFQHIETAQRLGLPTLFLAPPLTLTDALPAAIRAFPASA, from the coding sequence ATGTCAGGAAAAAAACCAAATCTGCTTTTTGATTTCGGCGGAGTTATCATCAATATCAACTACCAGCTTACGGTGGACGCCATGCGCAGGCTAAGCCGGGCCAGCAGCACCATTGAGTTTAATCAGCAAAGCCAGTCGGAATTGTTTGACCGGATGGAAACCGGGCGCCTGACGCCGCAGGAGTTTCGGGCCGGGCTGCGCCACCACTACGACCTAGAGGGCACCGACGAGCAGCTTGACGAGGCCTGGAACGCCATGCTGCTCGACGTGCCAGCCGAGCGTCTGGCTTTTATTGCCGAGCTGCGCGCCCAGGGCCACCAGATGGCGTTGCTCAGCAATACCAACCAGATTCACATCGAGGAAATCAATCGGCGGCTTCAAACGCAGTACGGCTTTGCCCACGGCATTGCCGATTGCCTCGACCGGGTATTTTACTCCCAGCAGGTGGGCTTGCGCAAGCCCGGCCCCGAGATATTTGAGCATGCGCTGCGGGAAATGAACTGGAAGGCGGCCGAAACTCTTTTCATCGAGGACAGTTTTCAGCATATCGAAACGGCCCAGCGCCTGGGGCTGCCCACGCTGTTTTTAGCTCCTCCCCTCACCCTCACCGACGCCCTTCCCGCTGCCATCCGTGCCTTCCCTGCCTCTGCCTGA
- a CDS encoding zinc-dependent metalloprotease, which produces MAANFVVTYSSNFPAAARAAFDYATGIWAAQINSPVPIRVQASWQSLGPGPLGGSYPTTKFMAVNGGHRRNVLYPAPLAEKLAGRELNPTTDPDILLAFNSNQTWYFGTDANPGDTQLDFVSVVLHELGHGLGFDAQFKAFPEFPATPQGIPLTLFTTHLENQAGQQLANPALFANPSAALTAQLISGQLYFNSPLAAAANGGQLPRIYAPSTFADGSSLSHFDENAYPAGNANSLMTPFRGAGEAVHNPGPLMLNMLYEMGWAGTAIRHRPLRSTETAQNFPVTATIVSDGTLTPGSLQLNYQVDNAAPVSLPLTATGSANEYTATIPNPGGGKTVRYYLAAADNQTSRLYTAPAASLPGAVQPWYEFFVGPDVVPPLIQHQPLTQLFTEQLPLTLTAQVVDSVGMGTVALEYSINGIARPALTLAQQGSSSVYTATLGTAAGPLEPGDVLTYRLVARDGASTPNQATAPASGVYTVNIVGYKTPQVSYANDFDTPTPLDFTGNGFTVTQPAGFANSALHSTHPYGNNASFTYLLLQPIVVRATAATLSFDHIAFVGPDIPNSISFSDDMVRVEGSKDDGTTWRSLGFYQSSAVNAWATLYNPRDASNNSTGVPTESLYRRATINLRQTYATGDVVRLRFTLSSNASIHGWGWAIDNLVIQPITASAVAGRRGQVAAAYPNPTSGSFTLALPTGFVSGSRRAELLVRNVLGQQVRRQQVVLAADQSMLLVALRTVPAGLYQVSLRTAEGTTLTSKVQVQP; this is translated from the coding sequence ATGGCTGCCAACTTCGTAGTGACATATTCGTCCAACTTCCCCGCCGCCGCCCGCGCGGCCTTCGACTACGCCACGGGCATCTGGGCGGCACAAATCAACTCGCCGGTGCCCATTCGGGTGCAGGCCTCCTGGCAAAGCCTGGGTCCCGGACCGCTGGGCGGCTCGTATCCCACCACCAAGTTCATGGCCGTCAACGGCGGGCACCGGCGCAACGTGCTGTACCCGGCGCCCCTGGCCGAAAAGCTGGCTGGCCGCGAGCTAAATCCGACCACTGACCCAGACATCCTGCTGGCTTTTAATAGCAACCAAACGTGGTATTTTGGTACCGATGCCAATCCCGGAGACACGCAGCTGGACTTCGTCTCGGTGGTGCTGCACGAACTTGGTCACGGCCTAGGCTTCGACGCGCAATTCAAGGCTTTCCCCGAATTTCCCGCCACGCCCCAGGGCATCCCACTTACCCTCTTCACCACTCATCTTGAAAACCAGGCCGGGCAGCAGTTGGCCAACCCGGCCCTATTTGCCAACCCTTCGGCTGCGCTGACGGCCCAGCTGATTAGTGGGCAGCTGTACTTCAATAGCCCGCTGGCAGCGGCCGCCAACGGCGGGCAGCTGCCGCGCATTTATGCTCCCAGTACCTTTGCCGACGGCTCCAGCCTCAGTCACTTCGATGAAAACGCCTACCCCGCCGGCAACGCCAACTCGCTGATGACCCCATTTCGCGGCGCCGGCGAGGCCGTACATAATCCAGGCCCGCTGATGCTGAATATGCTGTACGAAATGGGCTGGGCGGGCACCGCCATTCGTCACCGGCCGCTCCGCAGCACCGAAACGGCGCAGAACTTCCCCGTCACGGCTACCATCGTGAGCGACGGCACGCTCACGCCCGGGTCGTTGCAGCTGAACTACCAGGTTGACAACGCCGCTCCGGTATCATTGCCGCTGACGGCTACAGGCTCGGCCAACGAATACACGGCCACGATTCCCAACCCGGGGGGCGGCAAAACGGTGCGCTACTACCTAGCCGCCGCCGACAACCAAACCAGCCGCCTGTACACCGCCCCAGCCGCTTCCTTGCCGGGGGCAGTGCAGCCCTGGTACGAGTTCTTCGTGGGCCCCGATGTGGTGCCGCCCCTTATTCAGCACCAGCCGCTCACCCAACTTTTCACCGAGCAGCTGCCCCTGACCCTTACAGCGCAGGTGGTGGACAGCGTGGGCATGGGCACCGTCGCGCTGGAGTACAGCATCAATGGCATAGCCCGGCCGGCCCTGACGCTGGCACAGCAAGGCAGCAGTTCGGTGTATACGGCTACGCTAGGCACTGCTGCCGGTCCCCTCGAGCCAGGCGACGTGCTAACCTACCGTCTCGTAGCACGCGACGGGGCCAGCACGCCCAACCAAGCCACGGCCCCGGCCAGCGGCGTGTACACCGTGAACATCGTCGGCTACAAAACCCCGCAGGTCAGCTACGCCAACGATTTTGACACGCCCACGCCACTCGACTTCACCGGTAATGGTTTCACGGTAACCCAGCCGGCGGGCTTCGCCAATTCCGCCCTGCACAGCACTCATCCGTACGGAAACAACGCCAGTTTCACCTACCTGCTGCTGCAGCCCATCGTCGTGCGCGCCACGGCCGCCACGCTCAGCTTCGACCACATTGCCTTCGTCGGGCCCGACATTCCGAACTCGATTAGCTTCAGCGACGACATGGTGCGCGTGGAAGGCAGCAAGGACGACGGAACCACCTGGAGGTCTTTGGGTTTTTACCAGTCTAGTGCGGTTAATGCCTGGGCGACGCTTTACAATCCGCGCGACGCGAGCAACAACTCCACCGGGGTGCCTACCGAAAGTCTGTACCGCCGGGCTACCATTAACCTCCGGCAGACTTACGCCACCGGCGACGTGGTGCGGCTGCGCTTCACGCTTTCCTCCAATGCCAGCATTCACGGCTGGGGATGGGCCATCGACAACCTCGTCATTCAGCCCATCACGGCCAGCGCCGTTGCCGGCCGCCGCGGGCAGGTAGCTGCCGCTTACCCGAATCCTACCAGCGGCAGCTTTACGCTGGCCCTGCCCACGGGCTTTGTCAGCGGCAGCCGCCGGGCCGAGCTGCTGGTGCGAAATGTGCTGGGCCAGCAGGTACGCCGCCAGCAGGTGGTGCTGGCGGCGGATCAATCGATGCTGCTCGTCGCGCTCAGGACGGTACCGGCCGGCCTCTATCAGGTAAGCCTGCGCACGGCAGAGGGCACGACGCTCACCAGCAAGGTGCAGGTGCAGCCCTGA